Part of the Paenibacillus aurantius genome, GGGCGACAAAGAGAAGCAGCATCCATTTTTTCATTGTCTCTCACTCCTGATGTATAGTTTTCTTTATCTATTGTGTTATAATATATCACAAGATAAGTGACGTATATAGGGGGTGGACGACAATCTTTTCCCTGTTTTCTTGTGAATGAATCACAAAAGGGCAGGTGAAGTTGTTAGGGATACCTAAAATCCATAGTTTTGTGTTAGATTATATTACATATAATGATTAGGGTAGATAAGGGGGAGAGGGAGATGGATGGAGTATCGGTAGGCGAGATGATTCGGGCGCGTCCTCATTTGTTTGCTTCCTCCTCGGTGCTGGGGGGCACCGGCGGGTTGGGGCGTTTGATTACCAACGTCAATGTCATGGAGGTGCCGGATGTTCATAACTGGGTCCGACCGGGAGATCTGCTGTTGACGACCGCCTTCTCCATTAAAGACAACGAGCAGGCCCAGCTGCAGCTGATCCCTCTTCTAAAGGAAGCGAAGATCGCGGCCATCGCCATCAAAACGAAGCGGTACATGGAGCAGGTTCCCGCCCGGATGATCGAAATGGCCGATGCCTGTGAGCTTCCCATCGTGGAGCTCGCCGACAATGTCAGCTATTCGCAAATGCTGCAGGAAATGATGGACGAAATCATGAGGTACAAGGCGAGGCTGCTCGCGGATATCCAGGAGGGCATTCAGCAGATCACCAACGCGATGGTGATGGGAGAGAATCTGCAGGTGTTCGTGGAGACCGTGGCCGGCTGCTTGGGCCATCCGGTTGCTTTTGCGGCCTTGACCGGCGAGACGGTGGCTTCCGATTCCTCCCGGCCGGTTCCTTGGCCGGACGCTCTTCCGAAGAATGGGGAGTGGCCGGAGGAGCATCGAGTGGACGGGAATCCCATGCTTATCGGAAGGGAAGAGGACGGAACGTTAACCGTGATCGTACCGGTCGAGCGAGGGGGAAGGAATGCCGGCTATCTGATCGGGTGGGAGGCACCCGAAGGGGCTTACCTGAAGCTGGTTTCCCTGCTTCCGCACGCCGCCAAGCTGCTCATGCTTCAGTTGACCAAGCTCGAGTCTCTTCTTCATTTAAAAGAGAACCACAAGGACAAATTTATGAAGAAATGGATTCTCGGGGAGCTGACGGGCAAAGAATCGATTCTGCTCGGGGCGGCGGAGGTCGGCCTGCAGCTCAAGGGCTCGTACCGGGTGGGCACTGGGCATGCGAGCCGCATGATGTCCGATCCGGAGCAGGCGAGGCTGAGGGCGGCCCTTACCCAGAAAGACATTCTTTTCCTCGGGATGGGAAAAGAGCTGGTCTTCCTGCTGCCGCCGCAGCTATATGCCAAGGAGAAGCGGGTCGCCCGCTTTCAGGAGGAAGTACAGGCCCTGCTCTCCCATCACCGTCTGATCTTCGGCTTCAGCCCGGTGCATCCTCCGGAAACAGCCGCCGCCGGGCTGCTCGAGGCCCGGGAAGCCGTGGAGATCGGCCCCCGCGTATTCCCGGATAAGACTCTTTTCTTCTTCGAGGACATGAGGTACCACCGGCTGGTTAAGCTCATCGCGGAGCACGACAAGCTGAAAACGGCGCTGCTTCATTTTCTGGAGCCGCTCCTTGCCTACGATCAGAAGAACCAGTCCCAGCTCCTGGATACGCTGATCCACTACTTCCGCTGCAACGGCAGCATCAAGGAAACGTCCCAGGTGCTGTTCTGCCATTACAATTCGGTGGTTTACCGGATGGAGCGGATCCAGCAGGTGCTGGATGCGAATCTGAACGATCCGGAGCAGAGGCTTCAGGCCCAGCTTGCGGTGCTCGTGTACGATTATTTCCGCAGGCTTTCCATGACGCCTTAGCCTTGTCCGGCGGCTGGTTGCTCTCGGCTTTCGGGCTGTTTGGCGGCGGGGCCGGAATCTTCCTTTCAGGACGCGCGGTGCCGCCGTCCTTTTTTTCTTTTTTCGTTCCTTTAGGGTAGAATGGAGGCAACGATAAAGATTGGAGTGGGACTATTGAGCAGCGAAGAAGTGGTTTTGACCCCGGAAGGGCTGGCGAAGCTCGAGGAAGAGCTGGAGGAGTTGAAGGGACCGAAGCGCCGGGAGCTGGCCGAGCGCCTCAAGGTGGCGATCAGCTACGGAGACTTGAAGGAGAACAGCGAATACCATTCGGCCAAGGAAGACCAGGCCCATATGGAAACGCGCGTTCTGATATTGGAGCGGATGATCCGAAACGCCCGTGTGGTGGACGCCGGCAGCCGGAATACCGACCAGGTGGGAGTGGGCTCCGTCGTGCTCCTGAACGACATCGAATTTGCGGAGAAGATCGAATACCGGCTCGTGGGGCCGGCGGAAGCGAACGTGGCCGAGAATCTGATTTCTTATGAAAGCCCGCTTGGCAAAGAGCTCATGGGCAAAAAAGTGGGAGACAACATAAGCGTCAACGCCCCGATGGGGGTTCTAAAGTACGAGCTTCTCGAAATCAAGCCAGGGTAGAGCCCGAAAGGGGAAACGCGATGAGAACGAAAGCGGTGCTCTTTGATTTTGACGGAACGCTGGCGGATACGCTTCCGGTTATCTTCCATGCATTTCAGACGGTTTTTCGCCGGCATGACCGCCGCGAGGTGTCGCCGGATGAAATCATCGGCATGTTCGGACCCCCGGAGGAAGGGATTCTCCGGAAGGAGCTTTCGCATTGCGGCAGCCTGGAGGAGGCCGTGAAGGAATTTTATCACCTCTATGAGGAGAATCATACCCGGCTGGTCCGGCCGAGCGGGGACATTCGGGACCTGCTGGCGTTTCTCCGGGACCGTTCTTACCGGACGGCGGTCATCACCGGGAAAGGCCGCCGGACGTTCGAAATTTCCGCGCGGGAGCTCGGACTGTCGGATGCCTTCGACGTGACGATCACCGGCAATGACGTGGAGAAGGCGAAGCCGGACCCGGAGGGCATCCTTCGGGCGCTCGATGAGCTCGGGGCGGCGAAGGAAGAGGCTGTCTTCCTCGGAGACAGCGATGCCGATATCG contains:
- the greA gene encoding transcription elongation factor GreA — translated: MSSEEVVLTPEGLAKLEEELEELKGPKRRELAERLKVAISYGDLKENSEYHSAKEDQAHMETRVLILERMIRNARVVDAGSRNTDQVGVGSVVLLNDIEFAEKIEYRLVGPAEANVAENLISYESPLGKELMGKKVGDNISVNAPMGVLKYELLEIKPG
- a CDS encoding PucR family transcriptional regulator — translated: MDGVSVGEMIRARPHLFASSSVLGGTGGLGRLITNVNVMEVPDVHNWVRPGDLLLTTAFSIKDNEQAQLQLIPLLKEAKIAAIAIKTKRYMEQVPARMIEMADACELPIVELADNVSYSQMLQEMMDEIMRYKARLLADIQEGIQQITNAMVMGENLQVFVETVAGCLGHPVAFAALTGETVASDSSRPVPWPDALPKNGEWPEEHRVDGNPMLIGREEDGTLTVIVPVERGGRNAGYLIGWEAPEGAYLKLVSLLPHAAKLLMLQLTKLESLLHLKENHKDKFMKKWILGELTGKESILLGAAEVGLQLKGSYRVGTGHASRMMSDPEQARLRAALTQKDILFLGMGKELVFLLPPQLYAKEKRVARFQEEVQALLSHHRLIFGFSPVHPPETAAAGLLEAREAVEIGPRVFPDKTLFFFEDMRYHRLVKLIAEHDKLKTALLHFLEPLLAYDQKNQSQLLDTLIHYFRCNGSIKETSQVLFCHYNSVVYRMERIQQVLDANLNDPEQRLQAQLAVLVYDYFRRLSMTP
- a CDS encoding HAD family hydrolase, producing MRTKAVLFDFDGTLADTLPVIFHAFQTVFRRHDRREVSPDEIIGMFGPPEEGILRKELSHCGSLEEAVKEFYHLYEENHTRLVRPSGDIRDLLAFLRDRSYRTAVITGKGRRTFEISARELGLSDAFDVTITGNDVEKAKPDPEGILRALDELGAAKEEAVFLGDSDADIAAGKAAGLRTYGVLWLPTTQASEFREKPDAVFRRTAQLRELLEGEAG